The Calonectris borealis chromosome 13, bCalBor7.hap1.2, whole genome shotgun sequence genome contains a region encoding:
- the GPC4 gene encoding glypican-4, producing the protein MEEKYSQQSKHDFRNAVVELSNHLQTMFSSRYKKFDEFFKELLENAEKSLNDMFVRTYGRLYMQNSELFKDLFVELKRYYVGGNVNLEEMLNEFWARLLERMFRLVNPQYHFTDEYLECVSKYTEQLKPFGDVPRKLKLQVTRAFVAARTFAQGLAVARDVVSKVSAVNPTPQGTRALLKMMYCPYCRGLVSVKPCYNYCFNVMRGCLANQGDLDAEWNTFMDSMLQVAERLEGPFNIESVMDPIDVKISDAIMNMQENSMQVSQKVFQGCGQPKTLAQGRTARSVSESGFSARFRPYNPEERPTTAAGTSLDRLVTDVKEKLKQAKKFWSSLPGNICNDEKMSVGTVNENECWNGSAKSRYDFAVTGNGLASQVNNPEVEVDITKPDMVIRRQIMALRVMTNKLKNAYSGNDVDFIDISEESSGEESGSGCELQQCSLEFEFNATEVTGNSNKSDKNVNTSAATRSGLSQAALLLSILFLAMQRQWR; encoded by the exons aGTTCTTCAAAGAACTTCTCGAAAATGCCGAGAAGTCGCTGAATGACATGTTTGTGCGGACGTACGGCCGTTTGTACATGCAGAACTCGGAGCTGTTCAAGGACCTCTTCGTGGAGCTGAAGCGGTACTATGTGGGTGGCAACGTCAACCTGGAGGAGATGCTTAACGAGTTCTGGGCGCGCTTGCTGGAGCGCATGTTCCGGCTGGTCAACCCCCAGTACCACTTCACGGACGAGTACCTCGAGTGCGTCAGCAAGTACACCGAGCAGCTGAAGCCCTTCGGGGACGTGCCGCGGAAGCTCAAGCTACAAGTGACGCGAGCATTCGTGGCCGCCCGCACCTTCGCGCAGGGCCTCGCTGTCGCAAGGGACGTCGTGAGCAAAGTGTCCGCG gTGAACCCCACGCCGCAGGGTACGCGAGCGCTGCTGAAAATGATGTACTGCCCATACTGCCGAGGTCTGGTATCAGTGAAGCCCTGTTACAACTACTGCTTTAACGTCATGAGAGGCTGCTTGGCCAACCAAGGGGACTTGGACGCCGAGTGGAATACCTTTATGG ATTCGATGCTGCAGGTAGCAGAAAGGCTGGAGGGTCCCTTCAACATCGAGTCAGTCATGGACCCCATTGATGTGAAAATTTCGGATGCGATCATGAACATGCAGGAGAACAGCATGCAGGTGTCTCAGAAG GTTTTCCAGGGATGCGGCCAGCCAAAAACACTTGCCCAGGGCCGGACCGCTCGCTCCGTCTCCGAAAGCGGTTTCAGCGCTCGTTTTAGACCCTACAACCCAGAGGAGCGGCCGACTACGGCCGCCGGCACGAGCTTGGACCGACTG gTTACTGATGTGAAAGAGAAGCTGAAGCAAGCCAAAAAATTTTGGTCATCTCTCCCTGGCAACATTTGCAACGATGAAAAGATGTCTGTAGGCACGGTCAATGAGAACGAGTGCTGGAACGGGAGCGCCAAGAGCAG GTATGACTTTGCGGTGACTGGAAACGGCTTAGCAAGCCAAGTGAATAACCCGGAGGTAGAAGTCGATATTACCAAGCCAGACATGGTGATTCGCCGGCAAATCATGGCTCTGCGGGTGATGACCAACAAGCTGAAGAATGCATACAGCGGGAACGATGTCGACTTCATTGACATAA GTGAGGAGAGCAGCGGGGAGGAGAGCGGCAGCGGCTGCGAGCTCCAGCAGTGCTCCCTGGAGTTCGAGTTCAATGCCACCGAAGTCACTGGGAACTCCAACAAGAGCGATAAGAACGTGAACACTTCTGCCGCTACCAGGAGCGGTTTATCACAAGCAGCCTTGCTCCTTAGCATTTTGTTCTTGGCCATGCAAAGACAATGGAGATAA